A region of the Mesoterricola sediminis genome:
TCAGCGGCTGGCTGGCCTGCCTCCCCTACCTGCTCATCCTCGGGTCCGAGCGGAAGGGCTTCCAGGACATGTTCTCCTCCTCGATCGTCATCAAGGTCGACCGCTGAAGAAAAGTTTCTGAAACGTCCCCCCCGGGCCGGGGAACCGGCTTAACCTGAGTGCATACGGACCTTCCCTGAAAACACCGTAAGGCAGGAGTTCCCATGCCCAAACTCAGCAATGTCCTGGCGGTCATTCTCGGCGGGGGGCGCGGCGCGCGCCTCTACCCGCTCACCAAGCTGCGCTCCAAGCCCGCCGTGCCCATCGCCGGCAAGTACCGGCTGATCGACATCCCCCTCAGCAACTGCATCAATTCGGGCATCTTCCGGATGCACGTCCTGACCCAGTTCAACTCCGTCTCCCTGCACCGGCACATCTCCGAGAGCTACAAGTTCGACGTCTTCCACACCGGCTGGGTGCAGGTGCTGGCCGCGGAGCAGACCCCCACCAGCGAGGGCTGGTACCAGGGCACCGCCGACGCCGTGCGCAAGCAGCTCTTCCAGATCCAGGTGGTGGGCACCGAGCACGTGCTGATCCTGGCCGGGGACCACCTCTACCGCATGGACTACGCCCCCATGGTCGCGAGCCACGTGGCCAGCGGGTCCGACATCACCGTGGCCGTCCAGCCCGTGCACCGGGACGAGGCGGACCGCTTCGGCCTCCTCAAGCGCGAGCCCGGCGGCAGGATCACCTCCTTCGTGGAGAAACCCAAGACCCCCGAGGCCCAGGCGAAGATGGTGAGCCGGGAGGACCCCGAGCGCCCCTACCTGGGCTCCATGGGCATCTACCTCATCCGCACCGACGTCCTCGTGGACCTCCTCACCTCCCACCCCGACTTCGACGACTTCGGCCACCACGTCATCCCCTACAGCATCGACCGGCTCAAGGTCTCCGGCTTCGACTTCGACGGCTACTGGCAGGACATCGGGACGATCCGCTCCTTCTACGACGTGAACCTGGAGCTCACCCGCCCCGACGCGCCCTTCAACCTCTACGACACCCAGCACCCCATCT
Encoded here:
- a CDS encoding glucose-1-phosphate adenylyltransferase, whose translation is MPKLSNVLAVILGGGRGARLYPLTKLRSKPAVPIAGKYRLIDIPLSNCINSGIFRMHVLTQFNSVSLHRHISESYKFDVFHTGWVQVLAAEQTPTSEGWYQGTADAVRKQLFQIQVVGTEHVLILAGDHLYRMDYAPMVASHVASGSDITVAVQPVHRDEADRFGLLKREPGGRITSFVEKPKTPEAQAKMVSREDPERPYLGSMGIYLIRTDVLVDLLTSHPDFDDFGHHVIPYSIDRLKVSGFDFDGYWQDIGTIRSFYDVNLELTRPDAPFNLYDTQHPIYTHSRFLPGSICNDSKLSDVLLTEGCVVQQAEISHSIVGLRSQIGRNAFIKDSIVMGADYYQRQRDQAPLGIGSDCHIEGAILDKNASVGAGSIIKPFPRGTEMDHGDWVVQDGIVVVPKNAVLPAGTRIGPGF